The nucleotide window TCGATGAGGGCCTCGCAGAGGATGACTTCCTTCCGGCCCTTCAGCCCCGCGGCGTTGAAGACGCCGCGATGGGCTCCAGGGAGGTAGAGGTGCTTCGGTGCGCCGCTCTTCGCGGGGTCGTCGATGCGGCGGCCGTAGATCTCGGCGACGTTGCCGGCCTCGTCGAAGACGGGGATGACCAGACAGCCGACGAAATGCTCGTGGCCGGAAGCACGGTAGATCCCGATGCTCTGGAGCTTCGTCCGGATCTCGTAGCCGGCCTTGCGATTGATCAGGGGCAGGCGCAGGCCGAGGGTGCGGTTGGAGAAGCCGAGCTGGAAGTGGTTCGTGAGGTCGGGATGCGTGAGGCCGCGCCGCTCGAGATACGCGAGGGCTTCGGGGCTCTCCCTGAGTGTCTCGTGGTAGTAGGCGACGACCTGGCGCTTCGCTTCTTCCTCCGAGGCTTCCGGCTCCACGGGCGAGGCGAGGGTGCGGACGGTGGAGCGCTTCGGAGGTGAGAGGCGCGAGGACTCGAGCGCGAAGAATTCCGAGAGGAGGACGTCGGCCGCGTGGCGGAAGCTGACGCCCTCGCTCTTCATCACCCAGTCGATCGCCGTGCCGCCCGTCTGGCACGCGCCCATGCAGTGCCACAGGCCCTTCGACGGCGTGACGACCAGAGAGGGAGTTTTGTCGGGGTGGTTCGGGCAGAGGCCGAGGAGGTTCTCGCCGTGGGGTTTGAGCGCCACCCGGCGCCCGATCAGCTCCGCCAGCGGGACCTCCTGCTTGATGCGCGCCAGAAGCTCGTCGGGGATTCGGGGCATCGGGCACCTCCGTTCCCGCCTTCCCGCCCGACCCTGTCAAGAGAGGCTGGCGGGAAAGACTTTCTATTAACGCTTGACTCTAGACTAAGTCTTTAGCGAAACTCCAAGCCCGATGAGCAAGGCCCTTCTGGAAACCGGCGCTACCTTGCTGCTGATGCCCAGCTCCACCGAGGCCCTCACCTTCGGGCGCCGGCTCCAGGAGATCCGCAAGAAGCGCGGCCTCTCCCAGAAGGAGCTCGGCGCCGCCGTCGGCGTCCACTACATCCAGGTCTCCAAGTACGAGACCGGCGTCAATTTCCCGACCGTCGGCAAGGTCCTCCAGATCGCCCGCACCCTCCAGGTCTCCCTCGACCAGCTCTTCGGCGAGGTCGTCCCCGACGAGGCCCACGTCAAGAATCTCCGCCTCCTGCGCCGCTTCCGCGAGCTCGAGCAGCTCCCCAAGGACGACCAGGAGACCGCCATCAAGCTCGTCGACGCCCTCATCGCCCAGGGCAAGATCCGGAAGATCGTCGGGTGAGACGGCACGCGTGAAGCTCAAAGAAGAAGCGATCGGGGCCGCGGACATCAAGGAGTACCTGGAAGGGGTCTCCGACTTCGCCTTCGAGATGGAGGTCCTCTCCGAGCTCGAGCGCCTCGGCTTCAAGTGTGAGCACGGCGGGACCTATACCGATCCCGTCACAGGGAAAGCGCGGCAGTTCGATATCCGGGCCCGCAAGTCGCAAGGGCGGGCCTGCCTCGTCCTCTGCGCCGAGTGCAAAAACATCCGGGACTTCTACCCCTCGTCGTGCACCGCGTGCCACGCCGCACCGAGGAGGCCTTCCACACGGTCATCCGCTACGAGCCGCTTCGCGGCAGCACCGTCCCTCCGGTCACCGATCTCCACATCCTCAAACAGGCCGAGGGCCTCTATCCCGAGGGCCAGCCGGTCGGGAAGCGGATCGACCAGGTGGGGCGGGCTCCGGGACAGCCCGGTGAGATCGTCAGCTCCGACCGCGATGTCTTCGAGAAGGTCGCGCAGGCCATCGCCTCAGCGCAGGACGTCACGCTGGATCTCGTGCGGCAGCGCGATCGCGCCGAATACGTCGTCCTGCCGGTCACGGTGATTCCAGATGGCCGGCTCTGGGTTGCGGACTACGAGCCCGGAGGAAAGCGGCTCGGTGAGCCGCGACAGGAGCCGGGGACACAGCTCTTCGTGGGCCAGGCGTGGACTCTCGATCTCCCGTATCGGCCGTTCAGGCTGTCGCATCTCGAGATCGCCACGTTCAGCCATCTGGCGGCGTTGGTGGAGACGCGGGCAGCCCTCACGTCCGAAGCAGTCTTTCCCCCGCCACCGCCACAGGACTGACCGCCGCCGGCACGCGGTTTAGGAAACCGCTGCACGACACGTCTCGCGTGGCGCCAGGGCGCGCAGAGCACCAGAGCACGAAAGGGCACCCGCGGGCGGCTCCGGCGGAAGGCCCGGTCGAGCCGGACCCTCTGCGAGCGTCGCGCCGGGCGGGCCCCTCCCGGCCTCCCGCCCGTCACGCCCCTCGCATCCCGACCCGGCCGCGTCACTGCGGCCGAGGGCGGCCTCCGTGTCCCGGCGCTTCGCGCCGCCGCGTCGGGCCGGGCCGCTTCCGCCGAAGTGCACTTCGGCGGCCCGGAGTCAGCCATGTCCCTCGCCGCGCAGCGAGGGGCGGGCCTCCCGCCTCCGGGGCGCGCACGGCGCGCCCTGCGGTCGAACAAGTTGCGACCGTCACCGCCCGCGGGTGTAGGGAGCGCACGGCCTACGGAAGCTCAGCTTCCGCTTCACGGCCGCGCGAGCAGCTAAAGGCCCGTCACGCGGGCTGCGAGGCCGGGCACGCCAAGCCCCTGCGCGTTCACTGCTCGGGCCTTGGCGCGCCCGCGCAGCCCCCGCGCCGGGCATCCCTTCAAAGGCGGCCCTGCGGCGCGGCGCTCAATGCCCTGGCAGTGCGGCCGCTCGGCCGCGCTGCGGTCCTCTCGCGCGGGCCGCAGGCCCGCG belongs to Holophagales bacterium and includes:
- a CDS encoding helix-turn-helix transcriptional regulator, with protein sequence MSKALLETGATLLLMPSSTEALTFGRRLQEIRKKRGLSQKELGAAVGVHYIQVSKYETGVNFPTVGKVLQIARTLQVSLDQLFGEVVPDEAHVKNLRLLRRFRELEQLPKDDQETAIKLVDALIAQGKIRKIVG
- a CDS encoding toprim domain-containing protein, which codes for MPRIPDELLARIKQEVPLAELIGRRVALKPHGENLLGLCPNHPDKTPSLVVTPSKGLWHCMGACQTGGTAIDWVMKSEGVSFRHAADVLLSEFFALESSRLSPPKRSTVRTLASPVEPEASEEEAKRQVVAYYHETLRESPEALAYLERRGLTHPDLTNHFQLGFSNRTLGLRLPLINRKAGYEIRTKLQSIGIYRASGHEHFVGCLVIPVFDEAGNVAEIYGRRIDDPAKSGAPKHLYLPGAHRGVFNAAGLKGRKEVILCEALIDALTFWSAGFRNVTASYGVEGFTTDHLALFQREAVEHVLIAYDRDEAGDRAAEALGKKLGACGIATSRVLFPKGMDANDYARKVTPPEKSLGLLLRSAEWKGATSGRRRPPPYPYPRQQLKNLL